One genomic region from Desulfuromonas sp. TF encodes:
- a CDS encoding glycosyltransferase → MLMQLCAVFYFASLGLLALYGLHRLWLLLCWSRGRHSPDPLPPPPDEREESPIVTVQLPIFNERFVVARLLDAAAALDWPADRLEIQVLDDSDDDTRAIVDERVAYWRAKGIDMLLVRRKHRRGYKAGALALGLGRAKGELIAVFDADFIPASDFLRQTVPHFRSPEVGMVQARWGFCNTDHSWLTRLQALLLEPHFRIEHRVRCRRGLFFNFNGTAGLWRRGAIESAGGWQSDTVTEDLDLSYRAQLAGWRFIYLDEVVVDSELPATVSAFRSQQQRWAKGSIQTARKLLPRLLTAPLPRSVKAEAAIHLLSNLGWLFGTIVTLTLYPVITWRIGVGPYQLLRYDLPLFFGASGALALFFLIHLLAHRNFSGLLYFPLLPALTVGLAPTLAGSVIAGAVKRGGIFERTPKYGIRGRQRSPGLMHHYRRPVWLYLAIELFLFGYTLLPLIFAWQREVWPALPLAALFPAGFLLLVFRDAREL, encoded by the coding sequence ATGCTGATGCAACTGTGCGCCGTTTTCTATTTTGCTTCCCTCGGCCTGCTGGCGCTTTACGGTCTGCATCGTCTGTGGCTGCTTCTCTGCTGGAGCCGGGGGCGGCATTCCCCCGACCCTCTTCCACCGCCGCCGGACGAACGGGAGGAGAGTCCGATCGTGACGGTGCAGTTGCCGATCTTCAATGAACGCTTCGTCGTCGCCCGACTCCTCGACGCCGCCGCCGCCCTCGATTGGCCTGCGGACCGACTCGAAATCCAGGTGCTGGACGATTCGGACGACGACACCCGCGCCATCGTCGATGAACGGGTGGCCTATTGGCGGGCCAAGGGGATCGACATGCTCCTGGTACGCCGGAAGCATCGACGGGGGTACAAGGCGGGCGCCCTGGCCCTCGGTTTGGGCAGAGCGAAGGGGGAGCTGATTGCCGTTTTCGACGCAGACTTCATTCCGGCTTCTGATTTCCTGCGGCAGACCGTGCCTCATTTCCGCTCCCCGGAGGTGGGTATGGTCCAGGCACGATGGGGGTTCTGCAACACCGATCATTCCTGGTTGACCCGCCTGCAGGCGTTGCTGCTCGAACCCCATTTCCGCATCGAGCACCGGGTCCGCTGTCGCCGGGGGCTCTTCTTCAACTTCAACGGTACCGCCGGCCTCTGGCGGAGGGGGGCCATCGAGTCGGCCGGAGGATGGCAGTCAGATACGGTCACCGAGGACCTCGATCTGAGCTACCGGGCCCAGCTAGCCGGCTGGCGTTTCATCTATCTTGACGAGGTGGTCGTCGACTCGGAACTTCCCGCCACCGTTTCCGCCTTCCGCAGCCAGCAGCAGCGCTGGGCCAAGGGATCGATCCAGACGGCCCGCAAACTCCTCCCGCGGCTGCTGACTGCGCCACTCCCGCGCTCAGTCAAAGCCGAGGCGGCCATTCACCTTCTGTCCAACCTCGGCTGGCTTTTCGGGACCATCGTCACTCTCACCCTCTATCCAGTCATCACTTGGCGCATCGGTGTCGGGCCGTACCAGTTGCTCCGTTACGACCTGCCGCTCTTTTTCGGAGCGAGCGGCGCTCTGGCCCTTTTTTTCCTGATTCACCTGCTGGCTCATCGCAATTTTTCCGGTCTGCTTTATTTCCCACTCCTCCCTGCTCTTACCGTAGGTCTGGCGCCGACTCTGGCTGGGTCAGTCATCGCGGGGGCGGTAAAGCGCGGCGGAATATTCGAGCGCACTCCCAAGTACGGTATCCGTGGTCGTCAGCGTAGCCCCGGTCTCATGCATCACTACAGAAGACCAGTCTGGTTGTATTTGGCCATTGAACTCTTCCTCTTCGGCTACACCCTTCTGCCACTGATCTTCGCCTGGCAGCGGGAGGTCTGGCCTGCTCTGCCCCTGGCAGCGCTCTTTCCGGCGGGTTTTCTCCTCCTGGTCTTTCGGGACGCCCGGGAACTATAA
- a CDS encoding CHAD domain-containing protein, which yields MNHPHRSVKHELQLHPDAPAGEAVRLILQNLLEVMEANEEGTLSAGDPEFLHDFRVAVRRTRSALSQIKEVLSGPVLERFRPEFAWLGEITGPTRDLDVFLLRLDAYRGSLPAEFRDALQPLGRFLEVRQRAEQSRLAGELGSLRYRQLKKDWASFLAGAGAQEDPPAAVRPVAEIAARRISKVLRRALREGRDIAEDSPPEDLHELRKTCKKLRYLLEFFQSLYPPRKIAPPIRALKGLQDNLGDFQDLQVQSGALERFAEQMAAEEEVPPRTLLTMGMLIEGLQHRQRMARKEFTDQFATFSRKKNLRLFEELFAGAEPSAKEKPMGDCLKGKSEDKPKEGAYQCDKCGAVSEKKKHLCNPEKMSSKDVRKIEKKGKKAKGK from the coding sequence ATGAACCATCCCCACCGATCCGTGAAGCACGAGCTGCAGCTGCATCCGGACGCGCCCGCGGGGGAAGCCGTCCGCCTCATCCTGCAGAACCTTCTGGAAGTGATGGAAGCCAACGAAGAGGGAACACTGTCCGCCGGCGATCCGGAGTTCCTGCATGATTTCCGGGTGGCGGTACGACGCACCCGGTCGGCCCTGAGCCAGATCAAGGAGGTGCTGTCCGGCCCGGTCCTGGAGCGCTTCCGCCCGGAGTTCGCCTGGCTCGGGGAGATCACCGGGCCGACTCGCGACCTGGACGTCTTCCTGCTTCGCCTGGACGCCTACCGGGGGAGTCTTCCGGCGGAGTTCCGCGATGCGCTGCAACCGCTCGGCCGCTTCCTGGAAGTCCGCCAGAGGGCGGAACAGAGCCGGCTCGCGGGGGAGCTGGGTTCCCTCCGCTACCGGCAGCTGAAGAAGGACTGGGCGAGCTTCCTCGCCGGGGCCGGCGCGCAGGAGGATCCGCCTGCGGCCGTGCGGCCGGTGGCCGAGATTGCCGCCAGGCGCATCAGCAAGGTCCTGCGCCGCGCCCTCCGGGAGGGCCGAGATATCGCAGAGGACTCCCCTCCGGAGGATCTGCACGAGCTGCGCAAGACCTGCAAAAAGCTCCGCTATCTGCTGGAGTTCTTTCAGAGCCTTTATCCGCCGCGGAAGATTGCCCCTCCGATCAGGGCCCTGAAGGGGCTGCAGGACAACCTGGGCGACTTCCAGGACCTCCAGGTGCAGTCAGGGGCGCTGGAAAGATTTGCCGAGCAGATGGCGGCGGAAGAAGAGGTCCCCCCCCGGACCCTGCTGACGATGGGGATGCTGATCGAAGGTCTGCAACACCGTCAGAGGATGGCCAGGAAAGAGTTCACCGACCAGTTCGCCACGTTTTCCCGAAAGAAAAACCTCCGGCTTTTCGAGGAGCTTTTCGCTGGCGCCGAACCTTCTGCAAAGGAGAAGCCAATGGGTGATTGCCTGAAAGGAAAATCGGAAGACAAGCCCAAGGAAGGTGCATATCA
- a CDS encoding helix-hairpin-helix domain-containing protein has translation MEKAAQNNLEQIKGVGSVLAQRLVEGGMDSFAKVLEAGEEGLRNIRGLNPRAIPSILEQARELAGEVQEGPDERLRALRETSERLQKRVQELVADIRERKSDKLSGKKGDRLEMEAGKLLKGLEKVHKAQGIHFKRARKSLAKTGKRLDGMAEGGIKGLTRGLKKARKPLKRI, from the coding sequence ATGGAAAAAGCGGCTCAGAATAATCTGGAGCAGATCAAGGGGGTGGGCTCGGTCCTGGCACAGCGCCTGGTCGAGGGAGGGATGGACAGCTTCGCCAAGGTGCTTGAGGCGGGTGAGGAAGGCTTGAGGAATATTCGTGGGCTCAATCCGCGGGCGATCCCCTCGATTCTCGAACAGGCGAGGGAACTGGCCGGCGAAGTCCAGGAAGGCCCCGATGAGCGGCTTCGCGCCCTGCGGGAGACCTCGGAACGCCTGCAGAAGCGGGTTCAGGAACTGGTTGCGGACATCCGTGAGCGAAAATCGGACAAGCTCTCCGGAAAAAAAGGAGATCGGCTCGAAATGGAAGCGGGCAAGCTGCTCAAGGGGCTTGAGAAAGTGCATAAGGCTCAGGGGATCCACTTCAAACGGGCCCGGAAGAGTCTCGCAAAGACCGGCAAGAGGCTTGACGGGATGGCGGAAGGCGGCATCAAGGGCCTGACCCGGGGCCTCAAGAAGGCGCGCAAGCCCCTCAAGCGGATTTAA
- a CDS encoding Ppx/GppA phosphatase family protein, protein MKNKRLAAIDIGTNSIRCIIVEVTETGDFRVLDDEKAMVRLGEGLSGTGAISPAAAERGREALARMSKIIAGLGVEVVEAVATSAVRKASNGREFLAGIESETGLRVRIIDGAEEAELAALSAWHHFDMANARYLLVDIGGGSVEVVSAVGSHIEEITSLELGAVFLTEKFLSKDPIPDKDFARMRKHIRREMGRSLGEREFPVQYLIGSGGTMTSIGGMAMAMRKERYDSVHGYEVLHSEVVHLLAMLQRKSCKERRAVPGLSPDRADIIVAGVAVVAELMRLSGTNVLKVNERGIREGLILRSLRKHGFLNWRRKPRDWLTSVGDFARSCHVDENHGEQVARLALRIFDGLAGPHALDERSRQLLEAACVLHDVGYFISYSMHHKHSYHLIRYASLFDFTPREKELIANLARYHRKGLPKKKHENFANLSPEDQNLVKKLGGILRLADGLDRRRGGQVRDLECVLDKGRFTIRLHGDEDLSVEIYGGHAKGDLFEAAFGCELVLTEEPAKDSLGKP, encoded by the coding sequence GTGAAAAACAAACGCCTGGCGGCCATCGACATCGGCACCAACTCCATCCGCTGCATCATTGTCGAGGTGACTGAAACCGGCGATTTCCGCGTGCTCGACGACGAGAAGGCGATGGTCCGCCTGGGCGAGGGGCTTTCAGGCACCGGCGCCATCTCCCCGGCTGCGGCCGAACGGGGCAGGGAGGCGCTGGCGCGCATGAGCAAGATCATCGCCGGCCTCGGGGTGGAGGTGGTGGAAGCGGTGGCCACCAGCGCCGTGCGCAAGGCGAGCAACGGCCGGGAGTTTCTTGCAGGCATCGAGAGCGAGACCGGGCTGCGGGTGCGGATCATCGACGGCGCAGAAGAAGCCGAGCTGGCCGCTCTGAGCGCCTGGCATCATTTCGACATGGCCAATGCCCGCTACCTGCTGGTTGACATCGGCGGCGGCAGTGTTGAGGTGGTTTCGGCGGTAGGGAGTCATATCGAGGAGATCACCTCGCTGGAACTGGGGGCGGTGTTTCTCACGGAGAAATTCCTTTCCAAGGACCCCATCCCCGACAAGGATTTCGCGAGGATGCGCAAGCACATCCGTCGGGAGATGGGGCGGTCCCTGGGGGAGAGGGAATTTCCGGTTCAGTACCTGATCGGCTCGGGCGGAACCATGACCTCCATCGGCGGCATGGCCATGGCCATGCGCAAGGAACGCTACGACTCGGTTCACGGCTACGAGGTGCTCCATTCCGAGGTGGTCCACCTGCTCGCCATGCTGCAGCGCAAGAGCTGCAAGGAGCGCCGGGCGGTCCCGGGCCTCAGTCCCGACAGGGCCGACATCATCGTCGCCGGGGTGGCGGTGGTGGCCGAGTTGATGCGTCTGTCCGGCACCAATGTGCTCAAGGTCAACGAGCGCGGCATCCGCGAAGGGCTGATTCTGCGCAGCCTGCGCAAACATGGGTTTCTCAACTGGCGTCGCAAGCCGCGAGACTGGCTGACCTCGGTGGGCGATTTCGCCCGCTCATGTCATGTGGACGAGAATCACGGCGAACAGGTCGCCAGGCTCGCCCTGCGCATCTTCGACGGGCTGGCCGGGCCCCACGCCCTGGACGAGCGGTCCCGGCAGCTGCTGGAGGCGGCCTGCGTGCTGCATGATGTCGGATATTTCATCAGCTATTCCATGCATCACAAGCACTCCTACCATCTGATCCGCTATGCCAGCCTGTTTGATTTCACCCCCCGGGAAAAGGAGTTGATCGCCAATCTGGCCCGCTACCACCGCAAGGGCCTGCCCAAGAAGAAGCACGAGAATTTCGCCAATCTCAGCCCGGAGGACCAGAACCTGGTGAAAAAACTGGGGGGAATTCTGCGCCTGGCGGACGGACTCGACCGCCGGCGCGGCGGCCAGGTCCGGGATCTGGAGTGCGTTCTCGACAAAGGCCGCTTCACCATCCGCCTGCACGGCGACGAAGATCTCTCGGTGGAGATTTACGGCGGGCATGCCAAGGGCGACCTGTTCGAGGCCGCTTTCGGCTGCGAGCTCGTGCTGACGGAGGAGCCGGCGAAAGACTCTTTGGGTAAACCTTGA
- a CDS encoding DoxX family protein has product MKKNPFEIRRIVFSRRFYHLLRWGLGGLFLYAGALKLSDPLAFAIQIEKFGLLPPNWLDPVALLLPIIEILAGLVTLLGLRGGVETIGLLLLVFLAVLGYVWWSGMDVPCGCFSLEDVHHRYGILVAIVRDLFMLAGAAFLFWRQRISFP; this is encoded by the coding sequence ATGAAAAAGAACCCATTCGAAATCAGGAGAATCGTCTTCTCAAGGCGGTTTTATCACCTTTTGCGGTGGGGACTGGGCGGACTTTTTTTGTATGCGGGCGCTCTCAAGCTCAGCGATCCTCTCGCCTTTGCCATTCAGATCGAGAAGTTCGGCCTTTTGCCGCCAAACTGGCTCGACCCGGTAGCCTTGCTGCTGCCGATCATTGAGATTCTTGCCGGGCTTGTCACCCTGCTCGGTCTTCGGGGCGGTGTTGAAACCATCGGCCTGCTGCTGCTGGTGTTTCTGGCGGTCCTTGGCTATGTATGGTGGAGCGGCATGGATGTTCCCTGCGGTTGTTTCTCCCTGGAGGATGTGCACCATCGATATGGAATCCTGGTTGCCATCGTCCGCGATCTGTTCATGCTTGCCGGCGCCGCTTTTCTCTTCTGGCGGCAGCGCATCTCTTTTCCGTGA
- a CDS encoding helix-turn-helix transcriptional regulator — MDQRIISTQHLGEALRAARKKKGMTQQQAAKSVGLDQPSMSKIERGKSSARIDTLFRLLATLDLELILQPRQKPLDESEGDRW; from the coding sequence ATGGATCAAAGGATCATTTCAACCCAACACCTCGGGGAGGCGCTCCGGGCTGCCCGGAAAAAAAAGGGGATGACCCAACAGCAGGCGGCCAAGTCGGTGGGTCTGGATCAGCCTTCGATGTCGAAGATTGAGCGGGGGAAATCGAGCGCCCGCATAGACACGCTTTTCCGGCTGTTGGCGACCCTGGACCTTGAGCTGATCCTTCAGCCGCGGCAGAAGCCGCTGGACGAGAGCGAAGGAGACCGCTGGTAA
- a CDS encoding sulfurtransferase translates to MAISLSPASAAGELQLITPELLQREKSRWIILDARPKTEWSVGHIPEARSFSWEDYTRTDELGIPFRPLPPAELAAALGSLGIDERSHVVVYGDADSSWGGEGWTIWILSWLGHQGPIRLLDGGIQGWRQGGFPLSVGDTEPAASLTYALSLQPQHDITTEDLMARQESLTLVDVRSPLEWLKERIPGAVRIPWSDFYEGPCRSPLSPEKMKRLMADKGIDPGKPVVFYCTGGVRSAYAWMVHQLAGFTGGINYEGGMEDWLRRPGGDGSR, encoded by the coding sequence ATGGCGATTTCACTGTCGCCCGCCTCGGCTGCAGGGGAGCTGCAACTCATCACTCCGGAACTCCTGCAGAGGGAGAAAAGTCGATGGATCATTCTCGATGCCCGGCCGAAAACCGAGTGGAGCGTTGGACACATTCCAGAAGCCCGCTCGTTTTCCTGGGAAGACTACACCAGAACCGATGAGCTGGGAATCCCTTTTCGCCCCCTGCCGCCGGCGGAACTGGCCGCTGCGCTGGGAAGCCTGGGAATCGATGAACGAAGCCACGTCGTCGTCTACGGCGATGCCGACAGCAGTTGGGGGGGAGAAGGCTGGACGATCTGGATACTGTCATGGCTTGGGCATCAGGGCCCGATTCGGCTCCTCGACGGCGGTATCCAGGGGTGGCGGCAAGGCGGTTTCCCCTTGAGCGTGGGCGACACAGAGCCCGCGGCATCCCTGACGTATGCCCTCTCTCTGCAGCCGCAGCACGACATCACCACTGAAGATCTCATGGCCCGACAGGAGTCACTGACTCTCGTCGATGTGCGCTCCCCACTGGAATGGCTCAAGGAACGCATCCCGGGGGCGGTCCGCATCCCGTGGAGTGATTTCTACGAGGGCCCCTGTCGGTCCCCCCTTTCACCGGAGAAGATGAAGAGGCTTATGGCCGACAAGGGAATCGACCCCGGCAAGCCGGTCGTCTTCTACTGCACGGGCGGGGTGCGCTCGGCCTATGCCTGGATGGTCCACCAGCTCGCTGGGTTCACCGGCGGGATAAATTACGAAGGCGGCATGGAGGACTGGCTCCGACGTCCCGGCGGTGACGGCAGCCGATGA
- a CDS encoding type II toxin-antitoxin system HipA family toxin, whose translation MGRKRMAAEMLIYMNGQKVGRLFQNAAGKLEMTYAEEWLGSEARRPLSLSLPLSSQKHSGEVVENFFDNLLPDSQPIRNRIQARFGVRTNRSFDLLWHIGRDCVGALQLFPEDAAMDVRRVDAEPLTEAQIGETLRNYRTMPLGMRADTEFRISIAGAQEKTALLRLDGGWHRPRGATPTTHIFKLPIGRIEHSNMDLSDSVENEWLCHLILKAFGIPVASAEIAIFDTVKALVVERFDRRWAEDRSWIIRLPQEDMCQALGVPPGLKYESDGGPGIERIMELLFGSSEGLADRRTFMATQVVFWLLGAIDGHAKNFSIFLLPRGGFRLTPAYDIVSAYPLVAKRQLDQANLRMAMALKGKNRHYAWARILHRHWLETAQAYRFPEEEMEVIIGDLLDKMDGVVQTATNQLPCSFPDDVAGPILDGMREARDRLVRSRH comes from the coding sequence ATGGGGCGCAAACGGATGGCGGCAGAGATGCTCATCTACATGAATGGCCAAAAGGTGGGCAGACTGTTCCAGAATGCGGCCGGCAAGCTGGAGATGACCTATGCCGAGGAGTGGCTGGGTTCCGAAGCCCGCCGCCCGCTCTCCCTCTCCTTGCCGTTGAGCAGCCAGAAACACTCGGGTGAGGTGGTCGAGAACTTCTTCGACAACCTGCTGCCGGACAGCCAGCCGATCAGGAACCGCATCCAGGCCCGGTTCGGCGTGAGAACGAACAGGAGCTTCGATCTCTTGTGGCACATAGGCCGAGACTGCGTCGGCGCGCTACAGCTCTTTCCGGAAGATGCCGCCATGGATGTCCGCAGAGTGGATGCGGAGCCGCTCACGGAGGCGCAGATCGGAGAGACGTTGCGCAACTACAGGACCATGCCCCTGGGCATGAGAGCGGACACCGAGTTTCGCATCTCGATCGCGGGGGCGCAGGAGAAGACGGCCCTGCTCCGTCTGGACGGGGGGTGGCATCGGCCGCGGGGGGCCACCCCGACCACCCACATCTTCAAGCTGCCGATCGGCCGCATCGAACACAGCAACATGGATCTGAGCGATAGTGTCGAGAACGAGTGGCTCTGCCACCTGATCCTGAAGGCCTTCGGGATTCCGGTTGCAAGCGCCGAGATCGCCATTTTCGACACCGTCAAGGCGTTGGTGGTAGAGCGGTTCGACCGTCGCTGGGCCGAAGATCGTTCCTGGATCATCCGCCTGCCCCAGGAGGACATGTGCCAGGCGCTGGGCGTACCCCCCGGCCTGAAATATGAAAGCGATGGCGGACCCGGCATCGAGAGGATCATGGAACTCCTCTTCGGGTCCAGTGAGGGACTTGCCGACCGGCGCACCTTCATGGCCACGCAGGTCGTGTTCTGGCTGCTCGGCGCCATCGACGGCCACGCGAAGAACTTCAGCATCTTCCTGCTTCCGAGGGGAGGCTTCCGGCTCACTCCCGCCTATGACATCGTGTCCGCCTACCCCCTCGTCGCCAAGCGGCAATTGGACCAGGCCAATCTCAGGATGGCTATGGCCTTGAAGGGAAAGAACCGGCACTATGCCTGGGCCAGAATCCTGCATCGTCACTGGCTGGAGACGGCTCAAGCCTACCGCTTTCCCGAGGAAGAGATGGAGGTCATCATCGGCGACCTACTGGACAAGATGGACGGAGTGGTCCAGACAGCAACGAACCAGCTACCCTGTTCTTTCCCCGACGATGTGGCTGGACCGATCCTGGATGGCATGAGGGAGGCGCGGGACCGCCTCGTCCGCTCCCGCCATTAG
- the ppk1 gene encoding polyphosphate kinase 1, translated as MTKVGYNILDNLESHENVSPGETFQQSDAGVPKSAKGKPVKTARKEPAPPPTDLSSPDLYLNRELTWLAFNQRVLHEALDERTPLLERIKFTAITGSNLDEFFMKRIGGLKQQQGARVLERTVDGRTPQEQIEQCYAIIREHQREKQRLLNQLKKQLKKEGIAILPFEELSEKERRQIREDYSRNIFPLVTPQSIDPAHPFPFISNLSLNLLVALCYPEDRELSLARVKVPISAGAPRLMRIGEVDSFVLLEEVMANNLDMLFPGMEVIGWELFRVTRNANTERSQEHADDLLALIESALQERKFAPIVRLEVQPGMDPVRRGRLAAELELNEEQDVFEVEGMMGMRDLLEIVSLDYPHLRYPPHHPIDHPALQSERSIFHIIREAGSILLQHPYESFATSVERFLQEAATDPKVRGIKMTLYRTSSRSRIVETLIRAAQNGKQVAVVVELKARFDEEANIRLASLMEEAGIHVTYGVIGLKTHAKVILVLRQDYNGLRRYMHFGTGNYNSLTSRIYSDMGLLTCDDELGNDATELFNYLTTGYTPKRNYRKLLPAPKILKKALLEKIQRETELHGEKQPGHIQFKMNALEDADITLALYQASMAGVRVDLLVRDTCRLRPGLPGLSENVRVISTVGRFLEHSRLFYFRNGGKEDYLIGSADAMQRNLEHRVEVVVPVEDQVLRQDLRAFLDIQWNDCRSAWEMQADGSYIQRRPAENQEERTCHQLLVELAEKRNKDVTRLKKRKAKGFGGRNLR; from the coding sequence ATGACGAAAGTTGGATACAATATTTTAGATAACCTGGAGTCACACGAAAACGTCTCCCCCGGGGAGACGTTCCAGCAGTCTGATGCCGGAGTGCCGAAAAGCGCAAAAGGGAAGCCTGTGAAAACGGCCCGAAAAGAACCCGCACCGCCACCCACAGATCTTTCGTCCCCCGATCTCTACCTCAACCGGGAGCTGACCTGGCTGGCCTTCAACCAGCGCGTGCTTCATGAGGCTCTCGACGAACGCACCCCCCTGCTGGAAAGGATCAAGTTCACCGCCATTACCGGATCGAACCTGGACGAATTCTTCATGAAGCGCATCGGCGGCCTCAAGCAGCAGCAAGGGGCCAGGGTTCTGGAGCGGACCGTGGACGGCCGCACCCCCCAGGAGCAGATCGAGCAGTGCTATGCGATCATCCGCGAGCACCAGCGGGAAAAGCAGCGTCTGCTCAACCAACTCAAGAAGCAGCTGAAGAAGGAAGGGATCGCCATCCTCCCCTTTGAAGAACTCTCCGAGAAGGAGCGAAGACAGATTCGCGAGGACTATTCCCGGAACATCTTTCCACTGGTAACCCCCCAATCGATCGATCCGGCCCATCCCTTCCCCTTCATCTCCAACCTCTCCCTGAACCTGCTGGTGGCCCTGTGCTACCCGGAGGACAGGGAACTCTCGCTGGCCCGGGTCAAGGTGCCGATCAGTGCCGGAGCCCCGCGGCTGATGCGGATCGGTGAGGTGGACAGCTTCGTTCTGCTCGAGGAGGTCATGGCCAACAATCTGGACATGCTCTTTCCCGGTATGGAGGTGATCGGCTGGGAGCTGTTCCGGGTCACCCGCAACGCCAACACGGAGAGAAGTCAAGAGCACGCCGACGATCTGCTGGCACTGATCGAATCGGCCCTCCAGGAACGGAAGTTTGCTCCGATCGTCCGGCTGGAGGTCCAACCGGGAATGGATCCGGTGCGCCGTGGCCGGCTGGCCGCGGAACTCGAGTTGAACGAGGAACAGGATGTCTTCGAGGTCGAAGGGATGATGGGGATGCGCGACCTGCTTGAAATCGTCTCCCTCGACTATCCGCATCTCAGGTACCCCCCCCATCATCCCATCGACCACCCGGCCCTGCAGAGCGAACGGAGCATCTTTCATATCATCCGTGAAGCCGGCTCCATCCTGCTGCAGCACCCCTACGAGTCTTTCGCCACCTCGGTGGAGCGCTTTCTCCAGGAAGCGGCCACCGACCCGAAGGTGCGCGGCATCAAGATGACCCTATACCGGACATCGAGCCGAAGCCGCATCGTCGAAACCTTGATCCGCGCCGCCCAGAACGGCAAACAGGTGGCGGTGGTGGTGGAGCTGAAGGCGCGTTTCGACGAAGAGGCCAACATCCGGCTGGCGAGCCTCATGGAGGAAGCGGGGATCCACGTCACCTACGGCGTGATCGGCCTCAAGACCCACGCCAAGGTCATCCTGGTCCTCCGCCAGGACTACAACGGGCTGCGCCGTTACATGCATTTCGGCACCGGCAATTACAACAGCCTGACTTCACGGATCTACAGCGACATGGGGCTTTTGACCTGCGACGATGAGCTCGGCAACGACGCCACCGAACTGTTCAACTACCTGACCACCGGCTACACTCCCAAGCGCAACTATCGCAAGCTGCTTCCGGCGCCCAAGATTCTGAAGAAGGCGCTTCTGGAGAAGATCCAGAGGGAGACGGAACTGCACGGCGAAAAACAGCCCGGCCACATCCAGTTCAAGATGAACGCCCTCGAGGACGCCGACATCACACTCGCCCTTTACCAGGCCTCCATGGCCGGGGTCCGGGTGGACCTCCTCGTCCGCGACACCTGCCGGCTTCGTCCGGGTCTGCCCGGGCTGTCGGAAAACGTCCGGGTGATTTCCACCGTCGGACGGTTCCTGGAGCACTCCCGCCTCTTCTACTTCCGCAACGGCGGAAAGGAAGACTACCTGATAGGCTCGGCCGACGCCATGCAGCGCAATCTCGAGCACCGGGTCGAAGTGGTTGTGCCGGTGGAAGATCAGGTTCTGCGCCAGGATCTGAGGGCCTTTCTCGATATCCAGTGGAACGACTGCCGCAGCGCCTGGGAAATGCAGGCCGACGGCAGCTATATCCAGCGTCGTCCGGCGGAGAATCAGGAGGAGCGAACCTGCCACCAGCTGCTGGTGGAGCTGGCCGAAAAACGGAACAAGGACGTCACCCGGCTGAAAAAGCGCAAGGCCAAGGGTTTTGGCGGCCGCAACCTGCGCTGA
- a CDS encoding rhodanese-like domain-containing protein, whose product MKKIMLIIAVLLVAFSATGAFANDWFKDNLTVEKAAVTFTREVERGGYQIVTTEELKDWIDTGKPMLIIDTMPYEASYKKNHIPGAVPFEFPIPEMAEIDDSTKVKFLELLGPDKNRQIVFYCGFTKCTRSHNGAMWAKNLGYTNVYRHPGGILAWKQAGYPVKSVK is encoded by the coding sequence ATGAAGAAAATCATGCTGATTATTGCAGTTCTGCTAGTGGCGTTTTCGGCGACCGGCGCCTTCGCCAATGACTGGTTCAAAGACAACCTGACGGTGGAAAAGGCCGCTGTCACCTTCACTCGGGAAGTCGAGCGCGGGGGCTATCAAATCGTGACGACCGAAGAGCTGAAAGACTGGATCGACACCGGCAAGCCGATGCTCATCATCGATACCATGCCCTATGAGGCCAGCTATAAAAAGAACCACATTCCAGGCGCGGTTCCCTTTGAGTTTCCCATTCCCGAAATGGCCGAAATAGACGATTCCACCAAGGTGAAATTCCTGGAACTCCTTGGCCCAGACAAAAACCGACAGATCGTTTTTTACTGCGGCTTTACCAAGTGTACCCGCAGCCACAACGGCGCCATGTGGGCGAAAAACCTGGGATATACTAACGTCTACCGGCACCCGGGCGGCATCCTCGCCTGGAAACAGGCAGGCTATCCGGTAAAAAGCGTGAAATAG